tttgttcaaatggctgattcattcaagaatgaggcagGTGTTTTGGAATAGGCTATTACTGATTCTTgattcaaccgattcgttcaaaacgctgaatcattcattaataaaatatttattattaaatattcatattatcCATTATCAATCGCCACTTACACTAAATGTAATAGAATCATGCTTGCGTTTTGGTGACTCCCTAactatttttgttattgttgttttaatcaggacaagtaaagctctctttctcttgcccCTTCAAGAAATTAAGCGTTAATGTCGAGCCCCGGACGGCCCcggcccaatttaacccctgcatatatcctttataagtaaaattttggctgtattatttgtgtccccttcaaaaattgctcttgagaaatgttatgtttattgtccccccctactgtccgatgaaatttacgcccctgctcggcggctgctgtgagacactgttacacactgcagtaagatagatcgattttacaatatcatattaaatgctggatggcttgtgttgttAAATGgcatgaaattatttttaaaacgtataatatgacataaaacatgtaaatattaaagcgtttttggtgtttccatggtttctacaaaataaaacggAAACCaagggtatgacgcaattgacaggtgactcctcacacgtcccggagccttgtttaaaattgcaattttctcacgatttacaaatagttggaaacatttgcgATGTTGTAAgcactcaagtgaacaaaacactggcctagtggtttctggatattttactgcaaaattcttacatattgcacctttaattataccaacaacaacaaaaaagtaaaaaaaaaaaaaatgtttttaagttCTCAAGTAgcatactttattttattttattataaatattgtaatatttttgtacTACCACCAGAATGGTACAGTATTAGATCAGCAATATCATTAGGCCTACTTTAATAATGAACTAAATGAACCTTCAGACATTTTTACCTGGTCAGTTTTGGTGGTGCTGCGCTGTATAATCTCGATGTCTTCAGTGCAGATGAAGCCATTCATCTGGAGATTGTCCAGAATACACTGTGTGTTCTTCACCTGCTCCACCAGCAGCTCGCGGTGTGAAGTGAGCAGCTTCAGGTGAGACCCCTCCTTCTTGAAAGACCCCATTTTACATTAGGACACTGTAGCTGGTTAGTCAACCCTAATAGTAATCTAAAGCAAGTCTCCTCACAGACATGCGGGCAGGGTGTAACCGGACTTCTCCCGCAGAAATCACGCCATTATCGGTGTGTGAACAAAATCAGCACGAGTCAAACAAATCCTCTCAGATTCATGAAGACAGATCAGTTTTGCAATGACGCTATGTTGTATTTTAAGAAAGTTTAGCCACCTCGACCTCCTCACTCAAAAGAAAACGGAAAATGAAAGAGGCTACCAACTACAGAAACTTGGCGAGGTTAAACGGACTGAACTGAATGTTGTTAGTTGTTCCGCACCTTATACGAACTAGGAAGTGAAACTAAAACCATGGCgaaattaaaatgaactatGACCGGATCGGTGAAAACCACCCAGGATTTGTTCATTTCTGCTGTGTAAACATTGTTTGAGTAGGACTTGTGTGGTGAGGTCTAGTTTTGCTGTTGGTTTAATGTTACTAGTAGCCTGTAGTACCCAGTTGGGAAAAAAGTaaatttctataatatacttaaagtgctctattttcgtgcactaatgtTGTagcttaatatactaaaaaatcttctttagtaCTACTTAAGATCACCTTAAAAACATCTAAGtttactcaactgtgctattttgagaccgcatgaaatatgaactaaaatatgcttttaatatattatttctgttttaaaaatatatatttagataccacttatagtacatttgaacacGTGGTGttctacaagtggtaactaaatacattttctaaatacagagatagtatattaaaagcacattttagttcatatgtcatgctgtctcaaaatagcacagttgagtacacttagatgtccttaagatgatcttaagaagtactacagaacaatttttagtatattaagtacaaaattagtgcacgaaaatagagcactttaagtatattatagaaatgtactttttttcacttgggtaaacccagccaacaaaaatatgttttaggAACGTTTCCCATTAAGTTATAACACCGTTATTTCTCTATATAACGTTCAAAATGTcgtttttttaaatgctataaaaacttatttttttctgggGAACAATCCGTTTTATCATTTTGTAAATTATGGGAACATTAGCCAACTTTAAATGTTAACTAAACACTCTGAAACAAGTAACATAACAAAAACATTAGGTAAACATTCAACTGAACGTTTAAGGTAAAACAAAAGACGTAAATAAtgctaacattttgagaacattattaaagaccagataactttgaatgaATGTTGAACATTAGCtaaagttctgagaatgttctgaaAAGTTTTACTAAACTGCTAAATGTGATGTATatattcttacaaaaatatacctcattcatcttctgaacacaaattaagatatttttgataaaattccTCCATTGAccgcaagataattaacactttcagatgtccagaaagctacgaaagatgtatttaaaacagtttatgtgactggaatactttttgtgcgcccaaaaaaatgtaaaaattttattcaacaatatctagtgatgggcgatttcgaAACACTGTTTAATGAAGctttcgaagctttacaaagcttttgtttcgaatcagtggttcggaccgtgtatcaaactgccaaagtcacgtgaaccattgaaattttgaaacacttatgacgtaacaaagccttgtttattgaaaaacgtgactttggcagtttaggcttgtttgagatgcatcaGCGCTTTACAGACCAATCGGCAAGTACCGCGAGAGTGATTAGAAAGCATAAGGACTCTCCAAaacgctctcgcggtactttgatgtcatacatcgatcggtctgcgcagcgccgatgcatctcgaacaaggcTTTTGATACACGCTTCGAACCActgctttgaaacaaaagattcgtaaagcttcatgaagcagtgttttgaaatcacccatcactagatattgttgaataaagtcattattttgtttttttggcacacaaaaagtattctcgtcgctttataatattaagattggaccactgtagtcacatgaactattgtCTTTAGTGCCTTTCTGGGCattaaaagtgtaaattaacttgcagTCAATGCTGGCTTcattgagccatcagatttcatcagaaatatcttaatttgtgttccgaagatgaacgaaggtcttacgggtgtggaacagcatgagggtgagtaattaatgacagaattttcatttttgggtgaactaaccctttaaagtcagAGGGGAATAATGAGTTGATAAGAATATTGTTCAAATCCCAGACCTAATGCTATAATACGATTGGTTGAATCAGATCTATGTTGTTTTAATTCAGTTTTGGCACATGACTATCAGAAGTGAAAATAACATaagaaaaacacaacacaattgATGCTGGCAAGAAATGACTTTATGGAATTTCATTGTTTTACTACCATACATTACGAATACTGCACATTTTTCTTGTTCTGCATAAACAACATAACTAACCTGTTTTTTAGCATTGTGATGTGCTGTACATTCTGTAGACTACAGACAGATAAGGGTGCATATAGACACATTTATGAGGGCAAATCATCAGATAGAATCTCATCTGTCCTTTCATTGGGTTTTTTCAAAGCTTTCTCCAGTTCTTCCATCACAGGCAGATGTCCCTCGTATTTGTTGGTTTCGATAGACCTGAGTTTCACCTGGTAGTCTTCCGGCAGCCCGTTCTGCTCCGCTCCCATCACAATAACCTGCAAGTATTTGATcgaaaacacagtaaaaacagtaatattgtgaaatattattacaatttgaaataactATTTCTTGTGtaaatatacactgccctccaaagtTTAGAAACACCCCTgacaaagtgtggttttggaatatatcagcataaatccttatcatttttggtgcaaatacatgaaagtaacttgacattatgaatgaatgaatgaatgaggcatttatatagtgctttcatatgtactactgtacacccaaagcactttccaatcatatcaggggtctctcctcatccaccaccagcAATAATCATtctcattttgattacatattAATGTCAATATaaacatgtcaaagtcagacatgcccctttgccagatgtgatgcctggttactggtttaaacttggcccaggtttgtaaaagatttttgtctcagcacaccttaatagcttcaacaattgattgaaaattaagtttagaatacaatgaaccaatcagaacccagtttaggtcagatagctgctaatgctggatattttgatgacgTTTATTTTCTATGTAttaactgtttatgtaataaaatatgttttcgtagtttgtgttgtcccttatcagtgcaaaattatcacaaattaaaaaggattcatgccaatattgtccaaaaccccacttttctagggtgtttccaaacttttggagggcagtgtatttagtataaaatttaattttttcctGTAAAGctcaattttcagcatcatcgatcagtgtcacatgatccttcagaaatcaattttcagcctcaagaaacatttctatttattatcagtgttgaaaacagttgtgcttcttCATATATTTAgggaaactgatacattttttttttttttttagattttttgagaaacagaaataaaacagcattttttttttttctaaattgacATTATGATCCTGCAGTGTCACAAACAATTTTTTACATGCACAAATTGTTTTGTGCATGTGACAAGAACAGTGTTTCCACAAAGAGGCTGTAAATGCTCAGGACAGCAGAGATTTATTTGAAAGCCATAACAAGCACATGTTCTAGTTGCCTAGTTCGTCTGCTAAAAGTGGCATGTCCAGTGGATAAATATAGAAGTATTATTTTGTGGCAGAGACACTTGTATGAAAATTATAGTGCATATTCCAGATGCTtcagtttaatgtgtttttgttgtgaAGGGTGGTCTCACTGACCCAGTTGCTGGTGGTGCTCTATTGTCTTATACTGCACAAAGCGCGCTGGGGTAAACGCCAGAAAAAACACCACAACATTGTCCTTTTGCCAGCAGCACAAATAACAAACTCTGTTTTGAAGAATGATATCAGATTACTCTGTTTAGAGAAGCACaagtttctgtttttgttgttttaattgCTTCGACACACAATAGATGCAGGGAAAACAGAATCGGCTTAATTGATTTGTTATTTAAAGCCTTTCTTAATTCAGTAATTTCATTAGGACTcgcagtgtaaatgcagccaaAGATCAGATATATTTTTCATGAGATTATAAAGTTACTctgaaagatagatagatagatagattgatttatAGATTGATTTAATGCTTGTTTGTCTTATTTATAGTCATTTAGAGGCCTGCGTGGAAGTTTACTGAGGCCCCCTAGTGGCCCCCGGACTCTTGGTTGAAAACCACTAAGCTAAAGTCCTCATAAAAGCCTCATGTTGTGACTTATTTCAGGAAGCAGGAGACTGTACCTGTAGATACTGTGGTGAAGGTGGCGCATACACGCAGCTGTTCATGATGTATGTCCGACAGTTGAAATCCTGGTCACTGGTGGACACGGACACCTCCATTGGGCTGTAAGTCCCCATTTTCACATTCTCCTGCCTGCAGAAGAACATATGAGGACCTCCAACATTCATTTCTTCTGCTAATTAGGTATTCATTTGTCTTTATAAGTGTGGGTTGTGGGTCTGAAAGCTCCTACCTGTCCAAGGACTCAAGGTCCGACATGTTCATCCTCCACACGACCCCCCACACCTCATCACCTGGGCTGTGCTCAATGGTCGCAACACCACCACGCCAGCGCTGACTCGCTAACCCTTTGTGGTTGCCAAAGACCAGTTTATAGTCCTAGAGAAGTTGACGAGTTAgtaatggatggatagatagaaagaaaaaaggatgaatagacagacagacagatagattgtGAATAGATAAAAAAATAGTAGATAGATAAAAAAGGGTAGATAAAaattgtggatggatggatggatggatggatggatggatggatggatggatggatagatagatagaaaaaggatagatagatagatagatagatagatagaaaaagggtagatagataggtagatagaaaAAAGggtggatagatagataaaaatggtagatagatagaaaaagg
The Chanodichthys erythropterus isolate Z2021 chromosome 2, ASM2448905v1, whole genome shotgun sequence DNA segment above includes these coding regions:
- the ggctb gene encoding gamma-glutamylcyclotransferase, which encodes MSSCGNLFISLMLLAAGFTILCSAVPLPSEASTMDNSTDHKNGSTFLYFAYGSNLLKERLQLKNPSATVHCVAKLKDYKLVFGNHKGLASQRWRGGVATIEHSPGDEVWGVVWRMNMSDLESLDRQENVKMGTYSPMEVSVSTSDQDFNCRTYIMNSCVYAPPSPQYLQVIVMGAEQNGLPEDYQVKLRSIETNKYEGHLPVMEELEKALKKPNERTDEILSDDLPS